Proteins from one Gossypium raimondii isolate GPD5lz chromosome 8, ASM2569854v1, whole genome shotgun sequence genomic window:
- the LOC105791533 gene encoding UV-stimulated scaffold protein A homolog has protein sequence MAMPVEMEMEERGKVGALIEKATNSTAAEVDPRLLKAIKSVVRFSDSELRLAAHTLMDLMKRDHSQVRYLTLLIIDELFMRSKLFRALLVENLDQLLALSVGFRRNMPLPAPPAIASTLRSKAIEFLEKWNASFGIHYRQLRLGFDYLKNTLRFQFPNLQETAARIERERRERERRTREILQNKFETLKTNFSSVKEEIQATVDEIGECLDIVRTKEEGVPHVLLDGEDFVEFRSSELRQIRLDSLKEGEKVHENSDNKVVFDALRELYKLLVTKHLVSVQEWISLLVRVEVADNRSRDSMLKELIDIRNSLMSVKKDCEESGCTLPKTVNKNEEEEEDFWEEGNFGLTENGSTTEPEKRREVHSSNIEKKSKSVEDRNSKKSNKQSGNLAKVSASCKVKAKDKECSSSKGKECSGSEKSARSELLAEAPVLRWGSFMDNWGLVSNKDTLLNQKGLEFDNHWGRVDYDAVIPAEKIAELNLQAIVYEENLGEIQPCRAPLKKGGLCQRRDLKICPFHGPIIPRDDAGNQINQSSSTDDTDPGLGSDLAEQLAKQAVKNVRERDKEDARKRKLAKQSLQREKLARVREHNDAVLRDAAIASTSRSTVFGEDMGETVGENPVGRNKQTLASMLRKKVTTKDRLAQRLLNTRATEATLRQMTQGEDATY, from the exons ATGGCGATGCCGGTGGAGATGGAGATGGAGGAGAGAGGAAAAGTCGGGGCTTTGATAGAAAAAGCCACGAATTCGACCGCTGCCGAGGTTGATCCACGTCTTCTCAAAGCAATCAAATCAGTGGTGCGGTTCTCCGATTCGGAGCTACGACTCGCCGCCCATACCCTCATGGACCTCATGAAACGCGATCATTCCCAG GTTCGTTATCTCACGCTTCTTATAATTGATGAACTTTTCATGCGGTCTAAGCTTTTTAGAGCCCTTTTGGTTGAGAACTTAGATCAGTTATTGGCCTTAAGTGTTGGGTTTAGAAGAAATATGCCGCTCCCAGCTCCTCCGGCTATTGCATCAACTTTGCGTTCCAAGGCAATTGAGTTCTTAGAGAAGTGGAATGCATCTTTTGGGATTCATTACAGGCAGCTTAGGTTAGGTTTTGATTATCTTAAGAATACTCTCAGGTTTCAGTTTCCTAACCTTCAGGAGACCGCAGCAAGGATAGAACGAGAGAGGAGGGAAAGAGAGAGAAGGACTAGGGAGATTTTACAGAACAAGTTTGAAACGTTGAAAACGAATTTTAGTTCTGTTAAGGAAGAAATACAGGCTACAGTTGATGAGATTGGAGAATGTTTAGATATTGTTCGCACTAAAGAGGAAGGCGTGCCACACGTCTTATTGGATGGCGAAGATTTTGTAGAGTTTCGATCTTCTGAGTTGAGGCAGATCCGTCTTGATTCATTAAAGGAAGGAGAAAAGGTTCATGAGAACAGCGATAACAAAGTGGTTTTCGATGCATTAAGAGAGCTGTATAAGCTTTTAGTAACCAAGCATCTGGTTTCAGTACAAGAATGGATATCTCTTCTTGTAAGGGTTGAAGTGGCTGACAACAGGTCACGAGATTCCATGTTGAAGGAGTTGATTGATATCCGAAACAGTCTCATGTCTGTGAAGAAGGATTGTGAAGAATCTGGTTGTACTTTACCCAAAACTgtgaataaaaatgaagaagaggagGAAGACTTCTGGGAGGAAGGTAATTTTGGATTGACTGAGAATGGAAGTACTACTGAACCTGAGAAGCGAAGGGAGGTTCACAGTTCCAAcattgaaaagaaaagtaaatcTGTTGAGGATAGGAATTCTAAGAAGTCTAATAAACAGAGTGGAAATCTTGCTAAAGTGTCAGCTTCTTGCAAGGTGAAAGCCAAAGATAAAGAATGCAGTAGTTCTAAGGGCAAAGAGTGTTCGGGTAGTGAAAAGTCTGCTAGGAGTGAGCTTTTGGCTGAAGCTCCAGTTCTCAGGTGGGGTTCTTTCATGGATAATTGGGGCTTAGTCTCTAACAAGGATACATTATTAAATCAGAAAGGCTTGGAGTTTGACAATCACTGGGGAAGAGTAGATTACGATGCCGTGATTCCAGCCGAGAAAATTGCAGAATTGAATCTTCAGGCGATTGTTTACGAGGAAAACTTAGGAGAGATCCAACCATGTCGTGCGCCTTTGAAAAAAGGTGGACTTTGTCAGAGAAGAGACTTGAAGATTTGCCCATTTCATGGGCCCATTATACCTCGTGATGATGCAGGAAACCAAATCAATCAGAGTTCTTCAACAGATGATACAGATCCTGGTTTAGGCTCTGATTTGGCAGAGCAGTTAGCAAAACAAGCTGTGAAGAATGTTAGGGAGCGAGATAAAGAGGATGCAAGGAAGAGAAAACTTGCTAAACAGTCATTACAGCGGGAAAAGCTAGCAAGAGTTCGGGAACACAATGATGCTGTTCTTCGTGATGCTGCAATAGCTTCAACATCAAGATCAACAGTGTTTGGAGAAGACATGGGGGAAACTGTTGGTGAGAATCCAGTGGGGAGAAACAAACAAACTCTAGCATCCATGCTGCGGAAGAAAGTTACAACAAAAGATAGGTTAGCTCAGAGACTTTTGAACACCCGGGCAACAGAGGCAACGCTAAGACAGATGACCCAGGGTGAGGATGCAACTTATTGA